From Thermogladius calderae 1633, a single genomic window includes:
- a CDS encoding phosphoribosyltransferase, producing MVRSSITSIVVRKPLDSEVSQMMSNINRVYGTTKANRMKIRLLANEMLRLLKINLSYKDLSMLTGIPESVLCRYVRGNIIPSYEQAVNILSKLTLSIDINHLLRELVEHEKSTLIDLSRVLKDPYVIRLLSIVLLLELVPTNITKIVVTAESVLPLGTLLGMELGAPIILVKRRSYPGVQYFSSIVVRSPKEAEALYLDKDMLSRKDFVLILADVVYSGKTMRAVIDMLEKARVTISDIIVILGLGEMWKERLKDYPVKTLTIIPPPIS from the coding sequence ATGGTCAGGAGTTCGATAACCTCGATAGTCGTGAGAAAACCCCTCGACAGCGAAGTATCTCAAATGATGAGCAACATTAACAGAGTCTACGGTACAACGAAGGCCAACAGGATGAAGATCAGGCTATTAGCTAACGAGATGCTACGACTCCTGAAGATCAACCTGTCCTACAAGGACCTCTCCATGCTCACGGGCATACCGGAATCCGTTCTCTGCAGGTACGTGAGAGGGAACATAATACCCAGCTACGAGCAGGCCGTCAACATACTCTCGAAGCTGACTCTCTCGATAGACATAAACCACCTACTACGAGAGCTGGTAGAACACGAGAAGAGCACCCTCATAGACTTGTCGAGGGTCCTCAAAGACCCCTACGTCATCAGGCTGCTCTCCATCGTCCTACTACTAGAGCTGGTCCCGACGAACATCACTAAGATCGTCGTGACGGCCGAGTCCGTGCTACCTCTAGGCACACTCCTGGGGATGGAGCTGGGGGCGCCCATTATACTGGTCAAAAGGAGGAGCTACCCGGGCGTCCAGTACTTCAGCTCTATAGTCGTGAGGAGCCCGAAGGAGGCCGAGGCCCTCTACCTGGACAAGGACATGCTGAGTAGGAAAGACTTCGTCCTCATACTGGCCGACGTCGTCTACTCGGGTAAGACCATGAGGGCTGTAATAGACATGCTCGAGAAGGCGAGGGTGACCATATCGGACATAATAGTGATACTAGGGCTAGGCGAGATGTGGAAAGAGAGGCTCAAAGACTACCCGGTTAAAACTCTCACTATAATACCTCCTCCCATCAGCTAG
- a CDS encoding ABC transporter ATP-binding protein, translated as MTIEILNLHKSFGRKKVLEDVSFKVSNGEVVGYVGLNGAGKTTTIRIAVGVLPPDSGDVVVDGYSVTKEKRAASRRVGWVPELPIFETDFRALDYFVYLAGYYGITGTEARKLGRELLEEFGLGNALYTKLSSYSQGMKKRFALAVSMINDPPNFILDEVLNGLDPQGIAFFRELTKEFRKKGKAVLFSSHILSEVEDIADRVVFIHKGRIIGVHAMEEIKSKASPGIYLALSRVDENTLRILGRFGEPVVLEGGRILVRRPSGSVEEVVAELVKNGVGVLEVRREERSLEDFFFSLIKEAESP; from the coding sequence TTGACGATCGAGATTCTGAACCTGCACAAGTCTTTTGGGCGCAAAAAGGTTCTCGAGGACGTGTCTTTCAAAGTATCCAATGGCGAAGTAGTCGGGTACGTCGGCCTCAATGGGGCCGGTAAGACGACCACTATTAGAATAGCTGTCGGGGTGCTGCCGCCCGACTCCGGGGACGTCGTTGTAGACGGCTACTCCGTGACCAAGGAGAAGAGGGCCGCCTCTAGGAGAGTCGGCTGGGTTCCCGAGCTACCTATCTTCGAGACGGATTTCAGGGCGCTAGACTACTTCGTCTACCTCGCGGGCTACTACGGGATTACTGGCACAGAGGCTAGGAAGCTCGGCAGAGAGCTCCTCGAGGAGTTCGGGTTGGGTAACGCCCTCTACACGAAGCTGTCCTCCTACTCCCAGGGGATGAAGAAGAGGTTTGCCCTAGCCGTGTCTATGATAAACGACCCACCTAACTTCATACTCGACGAGGTCTTGAACGGCCTAGACCCGCAGGGGATCGCCTTCTTCAGGGAGTTGACTAAGGAGTTCAGGAAGAAGGGTAAAGCAGTCCTCTTCTCATCCCACATACTGAGCGAGGTTGAAGACATAGCAGACCGAGTCGTCTTCATACACAAGGGTAGGATAATAGGCGTACACGCGATGGAGGAGATCAAGAGCAAGGCTAGCCCGGGAATCTACCTGGCCTTAAGTAGAGTGGACGAAAACACGCTCAGGATACTCGGCAGGTTCGGCGAGCCCGTCGTCCTGGAAGGGGGTAGGATCCTCGTTAGGAGGCCCTCGGGTAGCGTGGAAGAGGTCGTCGCCGAGCTCGTCAAGAACGGTGTCGGCGTTTTGGAGGTTAGGAGGGAGGAGAGGAGTCTCGAAGACTTCTTCTTCAGCTTGATTAAGGAGGCCGAGAGTCCGTGA
- a CDS encoding ABC transporter permease: MNPVLYDFKRGLLRLSVVVALSLFVLAGVGLAYLTSSTLATTPGTTYVALYSYVSPARNQFYLEALLLTPDLKLTEGGIFYELGNFTFSKPNTPPETTVLDSGVVTGYGKISVFKNLTSPIGQFDKQSSLYLKVDVTTKTGSYSFTTSYSRPFTLDNDTVYVASSIPFSPPANWAFYCLNETSIPIKELIPQTRPPGVIILTPLQGRTLSDKYLDTAFLLVSHGQGRYELVSVVLLLDRDNLTYELYLVPNSTSLPDKVDYGNLASYLIPLGEVAPGLNLVRFNVGNSSELEKIVWDFRSVTTTTGEDIVGSLHVLLVARNSSCVIVGYVNPLVSTVRSASMSKIVAGVLAGTVGLAPFSTFFPILMIYLAYVYLAKPRSSGSLEFLLARPITRLDVYITRFVAGVLVALASSLLFFASTMLTLHALIGVYFDLYSYLLLFAGLAASLIAFYSLCYAIASSTRGGAYIALAVAAYLLFTILYQIIVFVVTQMQGIGPGLYERLRVNTYISYYLSPLGPTSFSQYYFGIHNGLSIEPKSVGSVVNPLLVVVSAVLWIVVPFVIGWLKFRKANLLG, encoded by the coding sequence GTGAACCCCGTGCTCTACGACTTCAAGAGAGGTCTTCTAAGACTATCCGTAGTAGTGGCACTATCATTGTTTGTCCTAGCCGGGGTAGGGCTCGCCTACTTAACCTCCAGCACCCTGGCCACTACGCCCGGGACTACTTACGTCGCGCTATATTCGTATGTAAGCCCCGCTAGAAATCAGTTCTACCTCGAGGCGCTACTGCTGACGCCCGATCTCAAATTGACGGAGGGGGGTATATTCTACGAGCTGGGTAATTTCACGTTTTCCAAGCCTAATACGCCACCCGAGACCACTGTCTTAGATAGCGGCGTGGTCACTGGGTACGGCAAGATCTCCGTGTTCAAAAACTTGACTAGCCCGATCGGCCAGTTTGACAAGCAGTCTAGCCTGTACTTAAAGGTAGATGTCACGACTAAGACGGGTAGCTACTCTTTCACCACATCGTATAGTAGACCATTCACTCTCGACAACGACACCGTCTACGTGGCGAGCTCAATCCCGTTCAGCCCCCCAGCCAACTGGGCGTTCTACTGCCTGAACGAGACTTCGATCCCTATTAAGGAGTTAATACCCCAAACGAGACCTCCTGGGGTAATAATTCTGACTCCACTACAAGGCAGGACGTTGTCGGACAAGTACCTTGATACAGCCTTCTTACTGGTGAGTCACGGACAGGGCAGGTACGAGCTTGTATCTGTGGTCCTTCTACTAGACAGGGACAACTTAACCTACGAGCTCTACCTGGTACCGAACTCCACAAGTCTCCCAGACAAAGTTGACTACGGCAACCTCGCCTCCTACCTGATACCCCTCGGCGAAGTCGCGCCAGGCCTGAACTTGGTCAGGTTTAATGTTGGGAACTCTAGCGAGCTCGAGAAAATAGTGTGGGATTTCCGGAGCGTCACGACGACTACTGGCGAGGACATAGTTGGGTCACTACACGTGTTGTTAGTGGCGCGTAACAGCAGCTGCGTCATAGTCGGCTACGTTAACCCGTTGGTGTCCACGGTGAGGAGTGCGTCTATGAGTAAGATCGTGGCGGGCGTCCTGGCCGGGACGGTAGGGTTGGCCCCGTTCTCGACGTTCTTCCCGATCCTGATGATATACCTAGCCTACGTATACCTGGCTAAGCCCAGGTCGTCGGGCTCCCTCGAGTTCCTCCTAGCGAGGCCTATTACCCGCCTGGACGTCTACATAACGAGGTTTGTAGCGGGCGTACTAGTGGCTCTGGCGTCGTCCCTGCTGTTCTTCGCATCAACAATGCTAACGCTGCACGCCCTGATTGGGGTTTACTTCGACCTGTACTCCTACCTCTTGCTCTTCGCCGGGCTGGCCGCTTCCCTGATAGCGTTCTACAGCCTTTGCTACGCTATCGCGAGCTCTACCAGGGGAGGAGCCTACATCGCGCTAGCCGTGGCAGCGTACTTGCTATTCACTATACTCTACCAGATCATAGTGTTCGTGGTGACCCAAATGCAGGGGATAGGGCCTGGCCTCTACGAGAGGCTCCGGGTGAACACGTACATATCGTACTACCTCTCGCCTCTGGGCCCGACATCTTTCTCCCAGTACTACTTCGGGATCCACAACGGTCTCAGCATCGAGCCTAAAAGCGTTGGGTCCGTCGTTAACCCGTTACTGGTCGTAGTCTCGGCAGTGTTGTGGATCGTTGTGCCCTTCGTAATAGGCTGGTTAAAGTTCAGGAAAGCCAATTTGCTCGGATGA
- a CDS encoding ACT domain-containing protein, which produces MVKIEELVRVDSKGRITIPLTIREALDIREGMFVVVVGDRDKKEIVITPLPVSAKLVRLMMRIEDRPGVLAEITKYLADYGADIVMTKCVVIKRGDIAECEIIVDVSKTDIKQPSLIADKLKMLESVKNIEAVWFTG; this is translated from the coding sequence ATGGTTAAGATAGAGGAGCTTGTCCGTGTAGACTCCAAAGGCAGGATCACGATACCCTTGACAATTAGAGAGGCGCTCGACATACGGGAGGGCATGTTCGTGGTGGTGGTCGGGGACAGAGACAAGAAGGAGATAGTCATAACACCCCTCCCGGTGTCGGCGAAACTGGTTAGACTAATGATGAGGATAGAGGACAGGCCTGGAGTGCTGGCCGAGATAACGAAGTACCTGGCGGACTACGGTGCCGATATTGTGATGACCAAGTGTGTCGTGATCAAGAGGGGCGATATCGCTGAGTGCGAGATCATAGTCGACGTCTCCAAGACGGACATAAAGCAGCCGAGCTTGATAGCGGATAAACTGAAGATGTTGGAGTCCGTCAAGAACATCGAGGCCGTGTGGTTCACAGGGTAA
- a CDS encoding DUF72 domain-containing protein, protein MVVKVGCCGFPKARKKYYESLSLVELQNTFYDLPTVEWAENLRSEAPRDFEFTVKAWQAITHPPTSPTWKRMKKKPRGDLANYGLLKPTKENLEALEETLRVAEALGAKVVVLQTPPSLPFNEESVRWVKEFFSEASEVSQGFVLGWEPRGEWVHSDELRRIFEEFGIVHVVDPFRNRPISENTDVVYFRLHGIGPGEVNYRYKYTDSDLEKLKNIVSEYRDREVYVLFNNVYMFDDALRFKKVLHESGL, encoded by the coding sequence ATGGTAGTCAAGGTAGGCTGTTGCGGGTTCCCTAAAGCGAGGAAGAAGTACTACGAGTCCCTGAGCCTAGTCGAGCTCCAGAACACTTTCTACGACCTCCCCACCGTCGAGTGGGCGGAGAACCTCAGGAGCGAGGCTCCGAGAGACTTCGAGTTCACCGTGAAAGCCTGGCAGGCTATAACACACCCCCCGACCTCACCCACGTGGAAGAGGATGAAGAAGAAGCCGAGGGGCGACCTCGCGAACTACGGCTTGTTAAAGCCGACAAAGGAGAACCTCGAGGCGCTAGAGGAGACCCTGAGAGTCGCGGAGGCCCTTGGGGCCAAGGTCGTAGTTTTACAGACCCCGCCAAGCCTCCCCTTCAACGAGGAGTCCGTGAGGTGGGTCAAGGAGTTCTTCAGTGAAGCGAGCGAGGTCTCTCAGGGCTTCGTTTTAGGCTGGGAGCCGAGAGGAGAGTGGGTCCACTCGGACGAGCTACGCAGGATCTTCGAGGAGTTCGGTATAGTGCACGTGGTAGACCCCTTTAGAAACAGGCCGATTTCAGAGAATACAGACGTGGTCTACTTCAGGCTCCACGGTATCGGTCCTGGTGAAGTTAATTACAGGTACAAGTACACCGACAGCGACCTGGAGAAGCTGAAGAACATTGTATCCGAGTACAGAGACAGGGAGGTCTACGTACTATTCAACAACGTCTACATGTTCGACGACGCTCTCAGGTTCAAGAAGGTACTCCATGAAAGTGGGTTGTAG
- a CDS encoding DUF2208 domain-containing protein yields MMGQPKRHVSILINAVSIIVIALLTTLLPAYSLLIFFVFYMFVLFIVYRFTMKTGKMPPPSELGTPLYKESNAMKVAVSDPGLNKDLGQQFKFLMVTIAISILAIFLYSLYNGLAGVELVSLLLTVTGSRLLSNFLNYVTMYAFIFVILYSLRWAVTRKMTYVNLIIPYSFAVYRKGIVINNKNFIALDHNLCLIFNKQRRFIELLDPRSKSSRIRLYTETPTTLYERLVEVGFNECKA; encoded by the coding sequence ATGATGGGCCAGCCCAAGAGGCACGTCAGCATCCTGATCAACGCCGTCAGCATAATAGTCATAGCCCTCTTGACAACCCTGCTACCGGCGTACAGTCTACTGATATTCTTCGTCTTCTACATGTTCGTCTTATTCATCGTCTACAGGTTCACAATGAAAACTGGTAAAATGCCCCCGCCGAGCGAGCTTGGGACCCCCTTATACAAAGAGTCTAACGCCATGAAGGTCGCGGTCTCAGACCCGGGCCTAAACAAAGACCTAGGACAGCAATTCAAGTTCCTCATGGTAACTATCGCAATCTCTATACTGGCGATCTTCCTGTACTCGCTTTACAACGGGCTAGCCGGCGTAGAGTTGGTGAGCCTCCTTCTTACTGTGACGGGGAGTAGGTTGCTTTCCAATTTCCTGAACTATGTTACGATGTACGCCTTCATCTTCGTCATACTTTACTCGTTGAGGTGGGCCGTCACGAGGAAGATGACCTACGTGAACTTGATCATACCCTATAGCTTCGCAGTATATAGGAAGGGTATCGTGATAAACAACAAGAACTTTATAGCACTAGACCACAACCTCTGCCTTATTTTCAACAAGCAGAGGAGGTTCATCGAACTACTAGACCCTCGATCCAAGTCCTCTAGGATCAGGCTCTACACCGAGACTCCTACAACCTTATACGAGAGGCTAGTCGAGGTGGGTTTCAACGAGTGTAAAGCATAA
- the albA gene encoding DNA-binding protein Alba has translation MAVQPQSANTVLVGKKPVMNYVIAVLTLVHQGIKEIYVKARGRAISKAVDTVEIVRNRFLPGKVDVEEIKIGSQTVTNPQGKESRVSIIEIKIKVKE, from the coding sequence ATGGCAGTCCAACCACAAAGTGCCAACACCGTGTTGGTAGGTAAGAAGCCCGTAATGAACTACGTAATAGCCGTACTAACCCTAGTACACCAGGGTATCAAAGAGATATACGTGAAAGCCCGCGGTAGAGCCATTAGCAAGGCTGTAGACACAGTCGAGATAGTGAGGAACAGGTTCCTGCCAGGCAAGGTCGACGTAGAGGAGATAAAGATCGGCAGCCAGACAGTGACCAACCCTCAGGGCAAGGAGAGCAGGGTCAGCATCATCGAGATCAAGATCAAGGTAAAGGAGTAA
- the rgy gene encoding reverse gyrase: MLKLNPLYSSSCPVCGGDAYSEELETTGVCRLCSRREGLEGSLEAFLSSELEDFNGFFEKAVGSPMWGGQRAWAMRLLSGENTAIIAPTGLGKTTLLAVFAVYSSTVYKKKVLFLVPTRALVSQVYNKLVEVSEKSKTELRVVAYDSKMSKKARESLLSDIANGSFDILVATNSFFSRYESVLRGSRVDVVIVDDVDSLLRSQKNIVRLLRIVGFDEDVVALVKAKMSLLWKLLVSRALGDDEGYMKLAGELVELEKRVNEAYNKVGGKQVVFSSATGRMKGLYSRILRELLRVDISGVTVYGRDVTDSYLPVVSCKEIVDIVSRLGRGGIVYVSPRHPLRGFFDECVGNLKQGAAAGLKVEEASPASIEKLRRGEVDLIYGSANYYGVSVRGVDAPEAIKYIVFLGTPLFTMKLEDYASSLNGLLRLAILARDKGVDAGSVIQELRAYVLKLSPSELRLVSQVLKGKVDPDSLSDYLRNIVSRLIEIKKKLVEVVHEIVAKSGVVEAGSLTLTYTENGVLVLIPDLMTYIQATGRASRMLKGRMTHGLSVIFEHAQLVNVVRGLEARLKSISNDALSIKRLDQLDLGRELQLIDSSRRGEGGEFGFKSILVVVESPTKAKTIASFFGRPLKRVVGRTPVYEIPFIKDGRVTHLVIMATRGHLYDLTTNPERGLHGIVFYGDAISPVYETIKKCLICGTQFTYGDSCPKCGSRVYSDASETIASLRKVAREVDEVYIATDPDEEGEKIAYDVYLSIRYLGKKVYRVEMHEITLREFFRALENKRSVEKRLVEAEMYRRALDRLVGFSLSTHLWEKYNARYLGAGRVQTPVLGFIIQRMREYNESKCWKVSLQLDLQGGLWVNACLDEREVAERVASARSATLVRRSSAVQVFNPPPPFTTDDYLAAVSKIGITAGIAMRVAQDLFEMGLITYHRTDSTHVSSTGIGLALKYLESRNMSHLANPSSWGSSGAHEAIRPTRPLDVDMLERSISEGVIVLTRPITRLHLRIYDLIFRRFIASQMKPFKAVVSEYAVILDGLTLSELRLIEEVVEEGFNLIQQPRLVKVGADVATVGVASSSVVRGSRVALYSEGDVVSLMKKTGIGRPSTYAKIIESIKRHGYVVETKKKKRLVPTKLGVEVYEYLSSEYPSLVSVDMTRRMERTIDDIVKGSTYASLEISRVVDELEKHNLIRRQLKPAYEAATIA, translated from the coding sequence ATGCTGAAGTTAAACCCACTGTACTCGTCTTCTTGCCCTGTTTGCGGCGGAGACGCTTATTCTGAGGAACTCGAGACTACTGGTGTTTGCAGGCTGTGCTCTAGGCGGGAAGGCCTGGAGGGTAGTCTAGAAGCCTTCTTGAGCAGCGAGTTAGAGGACTTCAACGGTTTCTTCGAAAAGGCAGTAGGGTCTCCGATGTGGGGTGGTCAAAGAGCGTGGGCGATGAGGCTACTGAGCGGAGAAAATACGGCGATAATAGCTCCAACAGGGCTAGGGAAAACGACCCTACTCGCCGTTTTCGCAGTGTACTCTTCCACCGTGTACAAGAAAAAAGTCTTGTTCTTGGTACCGACGAGGGCCCTAGTCAGCCAGGTGTACAATAAACTAGTGGAGGTTTCCGAGAAGTCGAAGACCGAACTGAGAGTAGTGGCCTACGACTCGAAAATGTCGAAGAAGGCGCGCGAGAGTTTATTAAGTGACATAGCGAACGGCTCCTTCGACATACTGGTAGCGACCAACAGCTTCTTCTCGAGGTACGAGAGCGTCCTACGTGGCTCTCGTGTAGACGTCGTGATAGTAGACGACGTCGACAGCCTCCTCAGAAGCCAGAAGAACATCGTGAGGCTCCTCAGGATCGTCGGCTTCGACGAGGACGTGGTGGCCTTAGTGAAAGCTAAGATGAGCCTTCTTTGGAAGCTCCTCGTCTCGAGGGCTCTTGGAGACGACGAGGGATACATGAAGCTAGCAGGCGAGCTGGTCGAGCTCGAGAAGAGAGTAAACGAAGCCTATAACAAGGTGGGTGGTAAGCAGGTCGTGTTCTCGTCTGCGACTGGGCGGATGAAGGGGTTGTACTCCAGGATCTTGAGAGAGCTACTGAGAGTTGACATATCGGGCGTGACTGTGTACGGGAGAGACGTAACCGACTCCTACCTCCCCGTGGTGTCGTGCAAGGAGATAGTTGACATCGTAAGTAGGCTGGGTAGAGGCGGTATCGTCTACGTCAGCCCCAGACACCCGCTCAGGGGCTTTTTCGACGAGTGCGTCGGGAACCTGAAGCAGGGGGCAGCCGCTGGTCTAAAGGTCGAGGAGGCCTCTCCCGCGTCGATCGAGAAGCTCAGGAGAGGAGAGGTCGACTTGATCTACGGTAGCGCGAACTACTACGGCGTCAGTGTTAGGGGCGTGGACGCCCCAGAGGCGATCAAGTACATAGTCTTCCTGGGCACGCCACTGTTCACGATGAAGCTGGAGGACTACGCCTCTAGTCTGAACGGCCTACTCCGGCTCGCCATACTTGCACGGGACAAAGGGGTAGATGCTGGAAGTGTGATACAGGAGTTGAGAGCCTACGTGTTAAAACTCTCCCCGAGCGAGCTGAGGCTGGTCTCCCAAGTACTCAAGGGTAAAGTTGACCCCGACTCGCTGAGCGACTACTTGAGAAACATAGTCTCGAGGCTCATCGAGATAAAGAAAAAGCTAGTAGAGGTTGTTCACGAGATTGTAGCCAAGAGCGGGGTGGTCGAAGCAGGTTCCCTCACTCTCACTTACACAGAAAACGGTGTCCTCGTACTCATACCAGACCTGATGACGTACATTCAAGCCACAGGTAGGGCTAGTAGGATGCTCAAAGGCCGCATGACACACGGCTTATCGGTGATATTCGAGCACGCCCAGCTGGTGAACGTGGTTAGAGGGCTGGAGGCACGCCTTAAAAGTATATCGAACGACGCTCTCTCGATCAAGAGGCTGGACCAGCTAGACCTAGGAAGAGAGCTCCAGTTGATTGACTCCTCGCGGAGAGGGGAGGGTGGGGAGTTCGGCTTCAAGAGCATACTGGTTGTTGTCGAGTCACCTACCAAGGCAAAGACGATAGCGAGCTTCTTCGGCAGGCCGTTGAAGAGAGTGGTGGGCAGGACGCCTGTGTACGAGATCCCGTTTATAAAAGATGGGCGTGTAACCCACTTAGTCATAATGGCTACCAGAGGACACCTGTACGACCTCACAACCAACCCAGAGCGAGGTCTACACGGTATCGTCTTTTACGGGGACGCCATATCCCCCGTCTACGAGACGATCAAGAAGTGTTTAATATGCGGGACCCAGTTCACCTACGGGGACTCTTGCCCTAAGTGCGGGAGCAGGGTGTATAGCGACGCCTCGGAGACCATAGCATCGCTGAGGAAAGTCGCACGGGAGGTGGATGAGGTGTACATAGCGACCGACCCAGATGAGGAGGGGGAGAAAATAGCGTACGACGTGTACCTGTCGATAAGGTATCTCGGGAAGAAGGTGTACAGGGTTGAGATGCACGAGATAACTCTAAGAGAGTTCTTCAGAGCCCTAGAAAACAAGAGGAGCGTCGAGAAGAGACTCGTCGAGGCTGAGATGTATAGGAGAGCCTTGGACAGACTCGTCGGCTTCAGCCTCAGCACTCACTTGTGGGAGAAGTACAACGCCAGGTATCTCGGGGCCGGGCGCGTACAGACACCTGTTCTTGGTTTCATCATACAGAGAATGAGGGAGTACAACGAGTCAAAGTGCTGGAAGGTGTCACTTCAACTAGACCTCCAAGGCGGACTGTGGGTCAACGCCTGTCTCGACGAAAGGGAGGTCGCTGAGAGAGTGGCCTCTGCTAGGTCTGCTACACTGGTAAGGAGGTCTAGTGCTGTACAGGTCTTCAACCCCCCACCACCTTTCACGACAGACGACTACCTGGCCGCAGTGTCGAAAATCGGTATAACTGCCGGGATCGCGATGAGAGTTGCCCAAGACCTGTTCGAGATGGGTTTGATCACATACCACAGGACCGACTCAACGCACGTGTCGTCGACTGGTATTGGCTTGGCCTTGAAGTACCTTGAGTCTAGGAACATGTCTCACCTGGCCAACCCGAGTAGCTGGGGCAGTAGTGGCGCCCACGAGGCGATAAGGCCGACAAGGCCTCTCGACGTCGACATGTTGGAGAGGTCGATCTCGGAGGGCGTCATTGTGTTGACGAGGCCCATCACGAGACTCCACCTAAGGATCTACGACCTCATATTCAGACGGTTTATCGCGAGCCAGATGAAGCCCTTCAAGGCTGTTGTGTCGGAGTACGCTGTTATCCTGGACGGTCTCACCTTGTCGGAGCTGAGACTCATAGAAGAGGTGGTAGAGGAAGGCTTCAACCTGATTCAACAGCCCAGGCTAGTCAAGGTCGGTGCCGACGTAGCCACTGTAGGGGTAGCCTCGTCGAGCGTTGTTAGGGGGAGTCGAGTCGCGCTGTATAGCGAGGGCGACGTCGTCTCCTTGATGAAGAAGACTGGGATTGGGAGACCCAGCACCTACGCGAAGATAATCGAGAGTATCAAGCGTCACGGCTACGTCGTAGAGACGAAGAAGAAAAAGAGGCTTGTGCCAACGAAGTTAGGCGTAGAGGTCTACGAGTACCTGTCATCGGAGTACCCGTCTCTGGTGAGCGTCGATATGACCAGGAGGATGGAGAGGACTATCGACGACATAGTCAAGGGGTCCACCTACGCCTCCCTCGAGATCAGTAGAGTTGTCGACGAGCTGGAGAAGCACAACCTGATACGACGCCAGCTAAAACCAGCATACGAGGCCGCCACCATAGCCTAA
- a CDS encoding DNA-binding protein produces MSAGQVNKVINVRRGSIDDYVIEAIVGFQEGPGLVLLKGRGPYISKAVDVYNELVHRLGDGLELVKVEIGSERVKGRVFSYITISLKKKF; encoded by the coding sequence GTGTCTGCCGGCCAAGTTAACAAGGTTATCAATGTGAGGAGGGGTAGTATAGACGACTACGTTATAGAGGCTATAGTAGGCTTCCAGGAAGGGCCTGGCCTCGTTTTACTGAAAGGTAGGGGCCCATACATCTCGAAAGCCGTGGACGTGTACAACGAGCTGGTTCACAGGCTTGGAGACGGGCTCGAGCTGGTGAAGGTGGAGATAGGGAGCGAGAGGGTTAAGGGGAGGGTGTTCTCCTACATAACCATATCCTTAAAGAAGAAGTTCTAG